CTGGCGGGCGACGGCGGGATCGTTGAAGCTGACGGCCGGGGCGGACACGGTGGCGACGATCTCCGCCTGCGTGGTCAGGTCGTCGACCCAGTTCTGCTGGAACGTCGTCAGGTCGTAGATCAGCATGCTGGCCGACATCGTCACCAGCGCGGCGAACGTCGTCGCCAGCGCCATCACGATCAGCTTGGCGCGCACGGTGTCGGGCTTGCGCACGTGCCCCACCTAGTTCCCCTTCTGGACGTGGTAGGCGACCGACAGCAGGCGGGAACTGAGTTTCAGGTTGCTGCGCTCGGCGGCCGGCAGCGACACTTCGAAGCGGATGCGGTCCTCGACCAGGCGGAAGTTGATGATGGCGCCCTGCTGCAGGCCGTTCTCGTCTTCCGTCACGGTCAGCACGCCGTTCTGGGCGGCCCCGCGCAGCGCCTGCACGGGGCGCTCCGTGGCCGCGCCCAGGAACAGCATGTGCAGGCCGGTGCTGGGGTCGCCGTCGCGCAGCGTGCGCACGACGATCGGGCGGCCGTTGACGGTGCGCCCCGTCGTCAGCCGCGTGACCTCGGCGGCGACGTCGTCGGCGCCCATCACGCCCACCACCAGCGGCGCGGCGGGATCGGCGCCGCTGGCGAATTCCACATAGCCGAGGAACTTGAACAGGTAGGCCGCCTTGACGCCGCGCTCCAGGTTGGCGACGCCCAGCGCGGCCTGCGGACCGCCCGCCGCCGCGACCGGGAGCGCGGTACCGGTCAGCGCCAGCATTGCCGCCAGCGCGGCCAGCAGGGGTCGCAAGGGTGGCATCGCGGGGCGACGCTTGGGCACGGGGCGGTTGGCGTAGGGTGTCATGGTCAGAACCGCAGCGTGAGCTTGAGGACGACGCTGCGCTGGACGACGCTGCGGTTGGGGGCGGCGCCGAATTCGGCGTGCGAGCGGTGCAGCAGGTTCTGGCCGATCAGCGCCACGTCCACGTTCGGGCGCGGTTTCCACAGCCAGTGCGCGTCGAGCTCGCGGTAGGACGGCACGGCGGGCTTCTCCAGCGCGCCCACGTAGCGCAGGGTCCAGTCCAGCTGCATGTTGTACGGCAGGTCGTGCGACGAGCGCAGCTGCCAGTAATGGCTCGGATCGCTGGTGGCCACGCCGGCAGCACCGCTGCTGTCCCGGCTGTCCGGCTTCAGGTGCGTGCGCACCTGCTGCACGACCAGGCCGGCATTCAGGCGCCAGCTCTGCACCGGCTGCCAGCGCGCCCACATCTCGATGCCGCGGGTGGTGCCTTGCGCCTTGTTGCCCACCTCCAGCAGGCCGCTGTAGGCCGGACCGTTGACGTTCGCTTCCTGCGTGCGCAGGCGATCGTAGTCGGCGTGGAAGGCCGTGGCCGCATACGACCATTCCAGCGATGGCTGGATGCGGTAGCCCAGCTCCACCACATTGGCGGTCTCGGACTGGAAGTTCGGCCCGCCGCCGACGGTGAAGCGCGGCACCTTGCCGATGAGGATCGGCACGGCCGGGGTGTGGTAGTCGCGGTCGATGCGCGACGGCGCCCGCACCGTGCGCGACACGCTGCCCCAGACCAGCTGGGTGGGACTGGCGGTCCACGCCAGCCGCACGTTCGGCAGGTACTCCACGCCCGTGTAGTTGTTGTGCTCGACCTTCGTGCCCACGGTGAGACGCAGGTCGTCGCGCAGCGCCCACTCGTCCTGGGCGAACAGGCTGCCCCAGTGCATCGAGCGGTCGGCGGGCAGGAAGCCGTACAGGAAACTGGGCGTCAGGCGGTCGCGCGCGTAGCGGTAGCCCACGCCCCACGTGATGTTGTGGCGCCCGGCGATGCGCATGCTGTGCTGGGCGTCCAGGTCCACCACGTCGAGCCGTTCGATGAACGCGAACGGCTGGTTGCGCTCCACGTGATCGAGCACCAGCTGCACGCGCAGGTCGGAATCGTCGGTCAGCTTGCGGGTGACGCGCGCGATCAGGTTGGCGCCGGACAGGGGCGCGTCGGCCCGGCCAGGCTGCGCGAGGTCGGTCGCGTAGACGTCGCCGGACAACGTCAGCCCGCCCAGCGGCCGGTCCCAGTCGGCCCGGAAGCCCGCCTGCCGTCGGCGCAGCCCGGAGCCGTCGCCGCTGCCGTTGGCGCGCTCGCTGTCGTCCACGTCCGCGTAGCGGCCGTACACGCGGTAGTGGCCGCCGTTGGCCAGCACGCCACCGTAGCGCACCGTGGCATCGCGCTCGCGGTTGCCGCCGCTGGCCGAGGCCAGGCCGCCCTGCGTATCCTTGGCCGAGCGCGTGATGATGTTGATGACGCCGTTGACGGCGTTGGCGCCCCAGATCGTGGCGCCGGGGCCGCTGATGACCTCGATGCGTTCGATGTCCTCCATGACGACGTCCGGCGTGTCCCAGAAGACACCGGAGAACAGCGGCGAGTAGACGCTGCGACCGTCGATCAGCACCAGGAGCTTGTTCGAGAACGGCCCGTTGAAGCCGCGCGCCGTGATGGCATAGTCGCGCGCGCTCTGGCGCGCCACCTGCAGGTTCGGCGCCAGCCGCAACGCTTCCGGCAGCGAGCGCGCGCCGCTGCGGCGGATGTCGCCGCTGCCGATGATGAACACGGAGGCGGCCGCGTTGGCGAGCCGCTCCTCCTGGCGCGAAACGGATGTGATGACGACGTTGTTGAGCTGTTCGAGCGACAGGTCGGCCAGGTCGCCGGCCTGCGCGTCGGGCACGGGCGGCTCCGCCTCGTCCGCCAGCGCCGCAGGCGCGACCGTGCCAGCGGCGACGGCAAGCGCGACGAGGACGGCAAGGGCAAGTGGACGAATTGTCGTTATATGCATGGCGGTGGGCGAACGCTCGCTGCCGTCCTTTTGCAGGTTGTCTCGAAGAATTATAAACACTTCCAGGCTGTCCTCCCCACACAGTAGAGATACAGGCTTGCAATTTAGCGCGCCAGCCGCATTTTCACCACACTCCCGCCAGCCACGAAAGCCGCGCATGTTCCCCAAGCCGCCCCGCCCTGTCCCGCCGCCGCGCGCCGTCGCGACCCAGGTCGTGCGCCAGCAGGCCTCCCGTCCGCGCGACCTGCACGTGCTGACGGTACCCACGGTGCCGACGGCACCGGCCGCGCCCGCTCCGGACGAGGTAACTCGACAGCCAGACGGCAATGCTCAGCCTTAGGTATACTGCACGGCCATGGAACCTTACCAGCATATACCCGACGAATGGGACCGGTGGCTTGACGACAGCGTCGACAAGCAATGCCGCCCCAGGATATCCTGGCCGCGATGACGGCCGCCAATTTCGACCCCGCCTACGCCGAACAGGTCGTCCGGGAACGCTTTGCAGCACGCGCGGCCGGGCTGCCGCGCAAGGAACGCGAACCCTACCGCTACGGCACCCCGCGCATCCGCCACCAGGGCAACCTGATCCGCACGAGCGACCGCGACGTACGCGTGCTGGTGCGCCTCGACCAGCCTGTCGTCGCGGTGCTCGACAACGTGCTTTCCGACGAGGAATGCGATGCCGTCATCTCCCTGGCACGCGACCAGCTGGCACCCTCGGCCACGCTGAGCCCCGCCACGGGCGAGCACCAGGTGCGCGACACCCGCACCAGCCGGGGCGCCTTCCTGCCCGAGGGGGACAACTCCCTGCTGCGCCGGCTGAACCGGCGGATCGCCGAGATCACCAATACACCGGTGACGCATGGCGAGGCGCTGCACGTGCTGCACTACCAGGTGGGCGCCGAGTACAAGCCCCATCCCGACTACTTCGACCCGACCAGCCCCGGTTTCGCGGCCACGCTCAAGCGCGGCGGCCAGCGTACCGCCACGCTGATCGTCTACCTGAACGACGTGGAGGATGCCGGCGACACGGTCTTCCCCAAGCTCGGCCTTTCCGTGGTGCCGAAAAAAGGCGCCGCGGTCTATTTCGAGTACATGAATGACGACGGGCAGCTCGATGAAGCGACCTTGCACGGCGGCGCGCCCGTCGGCGCCGGCGACAAGTGGGTGCTGACGAAATGGGTGCGGCAGGAAGCGTTCCGCTGAAGGCCCCGGCACCGGGGCCGGCCCATGCCGGCCCCGTCAGTCGCGCTCCTGGCCCATCTGGTCGATGATGCGCTTGCCCTGCTCGACGCCGCCGTCGCGCTCGCCCAGCGGCACGTAATAGTGGAACAACGGCTCGCCGTCCTTGTACACCGATCCCAGGCAAATTTCATAGCCCTTGTATTGGACCGCATTGGTCTGCATCAGTTCCGCTCCCCGCACGATTGCCTCCCTGTTCACATTGATTTTTCGGAGGGCATGGCCCTGCCGCTGTGTTGTCCGCTGCTTGATTGAAAGTCGCTCCCGACAGTTCCGAGTATGCCGGGCAGCGGCAGGGCGAACTGTGCGCGGTTTCACGGAGTGGCATGCGGTATCGCGTACGCCACACTTTGCCGGGCCGGGCGGGAAAGCGGCCCCGGCCGGCACCGCGGCTGCTATGCTGAAATGACGGTCGGGGCCGGCCCTGCGCGCCGATCCGCTCATTCCGACAGGAGCATTGCCATGAAACGCACCATCGCCGCCCGTGCGGCCGCCTCGCTGTTGCTGGGAATCCTGGCCGGCGTCGCCAACGCGGGCACGAATCATATCAGCCAAGGTGGCCTGACCTGGACCCTGGTCGATCTCGACCTGGCCGACGGCGTCGCGCCGTCGCTGCAGTTCCTGCCGCCCGAGATCGACCTGGCGCGCATCTACATGTCGGCGTTCGCCGGCGGCACGCGGTACGAGCATACGGCGCTGCCGCACGGGGGCGACCCGCTCGTGGCGGAGCTGGACTACAGCCCGGCCGCCCGCGTCGCCGCACGCATCGACGGCCGTGAGGACCCGGCCACGCTGGTGTTGAGCGTCGACTCGATGGCGACGCTGGAACCGAACGGTGCCGGGACGACGGCGTGGCTGTCCGGCGGCGCCCTGCCCTTTGTGCTGTCGGCCAATACGGGGGTGACATTCCACAGCACGGTACTGCTGCGCGGCGCACGCGGGGACGAGCCCGGCATCTACGACGCCTGGCTGGCCAGCGCCACGATGACCGTCACGCTGGACCGGCCCGACCCGGGCCAGTCCGTCTTCACCCATTACACGACCGTCGCGCTGAGCCCGTCACCAGGCGATCTTCTCGTCATCGACGCCACCCGGATGCTGACCGTCGACTACAGCAACCGCACGGCCAGCAGCCTGGCGGGCGACGTCACGCTGACGGCGGTCAGCTTGTCCGGCATCGCGCCCGTGCCGGAACCGGGCTCGCTGCCGCTGGCATTGGCGGGACTGGCCGTGCTCGGGTGGGCGGGGCGGCGGCGCGGTTGAACCCTGCGGTGGAATCCCTTGCTGGCGTCTAGACGCGCCGCAGCGGGATCACCTGCATCTCGTCTTGCGGCACCATCATGTCGACGACGCGGCAATCGCCGCACATCTTCATGCGTTCCGGATTGCCGGCAAAGGCGGCATGGCCGCCCAGCTTGGCCAGCATGTTCTCGATCATGTGCAGGGTGGCAAACGGCTTGTTGCAGCGGATGCAGTGGAACGGCTGCGACCCATGCAGCACGAACGGCACGTTGCGCGTGTC
This is a stretch of genomic DNA from Pseudoduganella chitinolytica. It encodes these proteins:
- a CDS encoding YfiR family protein, with protein sequence MTPYANRPVPKRRPAMPPLRPLLAALAAMLALTGTALPVAAAGGPQAALGVANLERGVKAAYLFKFLGYVEFASGADPAAPLVVGVMGADDVAAEVTRLTTGRTVNGRPIVVRTLRDGDPSTGLHMLFLGAATERPVQALRGAAQNGVLTVTEDENGLQQGAIINFRLVEDRIRFEVSLPAAERSNLKLSSRLLSVAYHVQKGN
- a CDS encoding TonB-dependent receptor plug domain-containing protein, which encodes MHITTIRPLALAVLVALAVAAGTVAPAALADEAEPPVPDAQAGDLADLSLEQLNNVVITSVSRQEERLANAAASVFIIGSGDIRRSGARSLPEALRLAPNLQVARQSARDYAITARGFNGPFSNKLLVLIDGRSVYSPLFSGVFWDTPDVVMEDIERIEVISGPGATIWGANAVNGVINIITRSAKDTQGGLASASGGNRERDATVRYGGVLANGGHYRVYGRYADVDDSERANGSGDGSGLRRRQAGFRADWDRPLGGLTLSGDVYATDLAQPGRADAPLSGANLIARVTRKLTDDSDLRVQLVLDHVERNQPFAFIERLDVVDLDAQHSMRIAGRHNITWGVGYRYARDRLTPSFLYGFLPADRSMHWGSLFAQDEWALRDDLRLTVGTKVEHNNYTGVEYLPNVRLAWTASPTQLVWGSVSRTVRAPSRIDRDYHTPAVPILIGKVPRFTVGGGPNFQSETANVVELGYRIQPSLEWSYAATAFHADYDRLRTQEANVNGPAYSGLLEVGNKAQGTTRGIEMWARWQPVQSWRLNAGLVVQQVRTHLKPDSRDSSGAAGVATSDPSHYWQLRSSHDLPYNMQLDWTLRYVGALEKPAVPSYRELDAHWLWKPRPNVDVALIGQNLLHRSHAEFGAAPNRSVVQRSVVLKLTLRF
- a CDS encoding 2OG-Fe(II) oxygenase, which codes for MPPQDILAAMTAANFDPAYAEQVVRERFAARAAGLPRKEREPYRYGTPRIRHQGNLIRTSDRDVRVLVRLDQPVVAVLDNVLSDEECDAVISLARDQLAPSATLSPATGEHQVRDTRTSRGAFLPEGDNSLLRRLNRRIAEITNTPVTHGEALHVLHYQVGAEYKPHPDYFDPTSPGFAATLKRGGQRTATLIVYLNDVEDAGDTVFPKLGLSVVPKKGAAVYFEYMNDDGQLDEATLHGGAPVGAGDKWVLTKWVRQEAFR
- a CDS encoding PEP-CTERM sorting domain-containing protein encodes the protein MKRTIAARAAASLLLGILAGVANAGTNHISQGGLTWTLVDLDLADGVAPSLQFLPPEIDLARIYMSAFAGGTRYEHTALPHGGDPLVAELDYSPAARVAARIDGREDPATLVLSVDSMATLEPNGAGTTAWLSGGALPFVLSANTGVTFHSTVLLRGARGDEPGIYDAWLASATMTVTLDRPDPGQSVFTHYTTVALSPSPGDLLVIDATRMLTVDYSNRTASSLAGDVTLTAVSLSGIAPVPEPGSLPLALAGLAVLGWAGRRRG